The Cellulomonas oligotrophica sequence CGTCGAGGATGAGGATGGCGGGGTCGGCGAGGAACGCGCGGGCGATGGTGATGAGCTGCTTCTCGCCGGCCGACAGCGACCCGCCCTCGTCGTCGACGACCGTGTCGTACCCCTCGGGCAGGGTCCGCACGAACCGGTCCACGTGGGTGGCGACGGCGGCCTCGACGACCTGCTCGCGCGTGGCGCCGTCGACGCCGTACGCGATGTTGTCGGCGATGGACCCCTCGTACATCCACGTGTCCTGCAGGACCATGCCCATCTGGCCGCGCAGGTCGTCGCGGGTCAGGCGGCGGGTGTCGACGCCGTCGAGGGTGATGCGCCCGCCGTCGACCTCGTAGAACCGCATGAGGAGGTTGACCAGGGTCGTCTTGCCGGCGCCGGTGGGTCCGACGATCGCGACGGTCTGCCCGGGCTCGGCGACGACCGAGAGGTCCTCGATGAGGGGGACGTCGGCCTCGTACCGGAAGTGCACGCCCTCGAACGCGACCCGGCCCTGCACGGGCTGCGGCAGCGTGGCGGGCTGCGCGGGGTCGGGCTCCTGCTCGTCGGCGTCGAGGAGCTCGAACACCCGCTCGGCGGACGCGACGCCGGACTGCAGCAGGTTCGCCATCGACGCGATCTGCGTGAGCGGCTGCGTGAACTGCCGCGAGTACTGGATGAACGCCTGCACGTCGCCGAGCGTCATCGCGCCCGACGCCACCCGCAGGCCCCCGACCACCGCGATGACGAGGTAGTTGAGGTTCGAGATGAAGCCGAGCGCGGGCTGGATGGTGCCGGAGATGAACTGCGCCTTGAAGCTCGCCGCGTAGAGCTTCTCGTTCTGCTCGGCGAACGTGGCCGCGGACTCCCGCTGCCGCCCGAACACCGTCACGAGCGCGTGGCCGGTGAACATCTCCTCGATGTGCGCGTTCAGCCGCCCGGTCGCGGCCCACTGCTCCACGAACTGCGGCTGCGAGCGCTTCGCGATCAGGGCCGCGACGACCACCGAGAGCGGGACCGTGACGAGGGCGACGACGGCCAGCAGGGGCGAGATCCAGAACATCATCGCGAGCACGCCCACCACGGTGAGCAGCGACGTCACGAGCTGGGACAGGGTCTGCTGCATGGTCTGGGCGACGTTGTCGATGTCGTTGGTGACCCGGCTGAGCAGCTCCCCGCGCGGCTGACGGTCGTAGTACGCCAGCGGCAGGCGCGACAGCTTGGCCTCCACGTCGGTACGCATCCGCAGGACGGTCCGCTGCACGGCGTGCGCGGTGATGCGCCCCTGCAGCCAGCCGAAGACGAAGGCCGCGACGTACACGGCGAGCACGACGAGCAGGATCTGCCCCAGCCGCGTGAAGTCCACGCCGGCGCCCGGCACGACCCCGGACATCCCGCCGACCATGTCGGCGAACGTGCCCTGCCCGGCGGCACGCAGCGCCTCGACGGCCTGCTCCTGGGTGCCGCCCGCGGGCAGCACGTCGCCCAGGGCGCGGGACACGACGCCGCTGAACAGCACGTCGGTGGCCTGCCCCAGCAGCTTGGGCCCGGTGACCGCGGCGGCCACGGACAGGACGCCGAGCACGAGCACCGCCACGAGCCGGGGCCGCTCCGGCCGCAGCACGCCGAGCAGGCGCCGCAGCGACCCGCGGAAGTCCATGGAGCGCTGGACGGGCATGCCCGCGCCCATGGCCATCGGCCCGTGGCGGGGGCCGCCGGGGGGCGGGCCGGCGGGCCGCCGGTCGGTCGTGGTGCTCATGCCGCCTCCTGCGCGCTCAGCTGCGAGTACACGATCTCCTGGTACGTGGCGTTGTCCGCCAGGAGCTCGTCGTGGGTGCCGTCGCCGACGACGCGGCCGTCGTCGAGGACGAGGATGCGGTCGGCGTCCCGGATCGTCGCGACCCGCTGCGCCACCACCAGCACGGTCGCGTCGCGGGTCCACGGCACGAGCGCCGCGCGCAGGGCCGCGTCGGTCGCGTAGTCCAGGGCGGAGAACGAGTCGTCGAACAGGTACACCCGCGGCCGGCGGACCAGGGCCCGGGCGATCGCCAGGCGCTGGCGCTGCCCGCCGGACAGGTTCGTGCCGCCCTGGGCGACGGGAGCCTCGAGCTGCTCGGCGAGCGCCTCGACGAAGTCGCGCGCCTGCGCGACCTCCAAGGCCTCCCACAGCTCGTCGTCGGTCGCCCCGGGCCGCCCGAACCGCAGGTTGCTGGCCACCGTGCCGGAGAACAGGTAGGGGCGCTGCGGGACGAGACCGACCCGCGACCACAGCGCGTCGGCGTCCGCGTCGCGCACGTCGACGCCGTCGACGAGGACCCGCCCGCCGGTCACGTCGTAGAGCCGCGGCACGAGGTTGAGCAGGGTGCTCTTGCCCGAGCCGGTGGACCCGATGATCGCGGTGGTGCGCCCCGGCTCGGCGACGAACGACACGCCCTGCAGCACCGGCTCCTCCGCACCGGGGTACCGGAACTCCACGTCCCGCAGCTCGAGCCGCCCGCCGGCGGTCGGGTCGGTGGGGAACGCGACGGGCTGCTGCGGGGGCAGCACCGTGGGCTCGGCGTCGAGGACCTCGCCGATGCGCTCGGCGGAGACCATGGCCCGCGGGACCATGACGACCATCATCGAGCTCATCATCACGGCCATGAGCACGAACATGATGTAGCTGAGGAACGCGATGAGCGCCCCGATCTGCATCTCGCCGGCGTCGACGCGACGGGCGCCGAACCACACGACACCCACGCTGGACACGTTCATCACGAGCATGACCAGCGGGAACATCAGCGCCATGAGCAGGCCCGTGCTCAGCGACGCCGTGTACAGGTCACGGTTGGCGACGTCGAACCGCGCGGCCTCGGCCCGCTCGCGCACGAACGCCCGCACCACCCGCACGCCCGTGAGCTGCTCGCGCATCACCCGGTTCACGGCGTCGATGCGCTGCTGCATGCGCCGGAACCACGGCACCATCCGCGACACGATCAGCCCGATCGCGACCACGAGGACCGGCACCACGACGAGCAGCAGCCCGGACAGCGGCACGTCCTCGCGCAGCGACATGATCACGCCGCCGACGAGCATGAGCGGCGCCATGACGAGGAACACGAAGGTCATGAGCACCACCATCTGCACCTGCTGGACGTCGTTCGTGGTGCGGGTGATGAGCGTCGGCGCGCCGAAGCCGCCCATCTCCTGCTGCGAGAACGCCTGCACGCGGTCGAACAGCCGGCCCCGCACGTCACGGCCGAAGGCCATGGCCGTGCGGGCGCCGATCCCGACCGCGGCGATCGCGGCGACGACCTGCACGAGGCTCACGGCGAGCATGACCCCGCCGATCCGCCAGATGGTGGCGGTGTCGCCCTGGGCGACCCCGTCGTCGATGATGTCGGCGTTGAGGCTGGGCAGCCACAGCGTCGCGAGGGTCTGCACGAGCTGCAGGACGAGGACCGCGACGACGGCGCCACGGTAGGGGCGCAGGTGCTCGCGGAGCAGGCGCATCAGCATGGGTCGGCGCCGTCCTTCCGGTCGGGGGCGGGGGGTGCGTCGGTCACGGCGGGACGGGCGTCGGCGAGGACGCCGTGCAGGAGCAGGTCCACCAGGCGGGCAGGCGTCAGGGGCTGGGCCTGGACGCCGCGGCGACGGTCCTGCTCGCCGCGCACGACGACACCCAGCAGCAGCGCGTCGAGCAGCTCGACGGCGTCGGTCACCGGCATCCGCAGCCGGGCGGCGTCGGGGGCGAGGAGGCGCGCGAGCTCGTCGTGGACGGCGGCGCGCGCGTCACGCTGCCGCGCGGCCCACGCCTGGTGGGCCTGCGCGGCGTCGGCCTGGCCGGAGTCGTCGGGGCCGAGGCGGTGCACGAGCGACATCCAGACCATGACCCGCTCGACGCGAGCCACGGTGACCTCGACGACCTGGTGCAGCCGACGGTCGAGCGGCGCGGTC is a genomic window containing:
- a CDS encoding TetR/AcrR family transcriptional regulator, coding for MPTDQRTGRAAPLPPAERRRAILRAVRPVVAERGLEVTTRELAEAAGVAEGTLFRVFADKRALLREAALDAADASEAVAELAAIDVTAPLDRRLHQVVEVTVARVERVMVWMSLVHRLGPDDSGQADAAQAHQAWAARQRDARAAVHDELARLLAPDAARLRMPVTDAVELLDALLLGVVVRGEQDRRRGVQAQPLTPARLVDLLLHGVLADARPAVTDAPPAPDRKDGADPC
- a CDS encoding ABC transporter ATP-binding protein, with protein sequence MLMRLLREHLRPYRGAVVAVLVLQLVQTLATLWLPSLNADIIDDGVAQGDTATIWRIGGVMLAVSLVQVVAAIAAVGIGARTAMAFGRDVRGRLFDRVQAFSQQEMGGFGAPTLITRTTNDVQQVQMVVLMTFVFLVMAPLMLVGGVIMSLREDVPLSGLLLVVVPVLVVAIGLIVSRMVPWFRRMQQRIDAVNRVMREQLTGVRVVRAFVRERAEAARFDVANRDLYTASLSTGLLMALMFPLVMLVMNVSSVGVVWFGARRVDAGEMQIGALIAFLSYIMFVLMAVMMSSMMVVMVPRAMVSAERIGEVLDAEPTVLPPQQPVAFPTDPTAGGRLELRDVEFRYPGAEEPVLQGVSFVAEPGRTTAIIGSTGSGKSTLLNLVPRLYDVTGGRVLVDGVDVRDADADALWSRVGLVPQRPYLFSGTVASNLRFGRPGATDDELWEALEVAQARDFVEALAEQLEAPVAQGGTNLSGGQRQRLAIARALVRRPRVYLFDDSFSALDYATDAALRAALVPWTRDATVLVVAQRVATIRDADRILVLDDGRVVGDGTHDELLADNATYQEIVYSQLSAQEAA
- a CDS encoding ABC transporter ATP-binding protein; translated protein: MSTTTDRRPAGPPPGGPRHGPMAMGAGMPVQRSMDFRGSLRRLLGVLRPERPRLVAVLVLGVLSVAAAVTGPKLLGQATDVLFSGVVSRALGDVLPAGGTQEQAVEALRAAGQGTFADMVGGMSGVVPGAGVDFTRLGQILLVVLAVYVAAFVFGWLQGRITAHAVQRTVLRMRTDVEAKLSRLPLAYYDRQPRGELLSRVTNDIDNVAQTMQQTLSQLVTSLLTVVGVLAMMFWISPLLAVVALVTVPLSVVVAALIAKRSQPQFVEQWAATGRLNAHIEEMFTGHALVTVFGRQRESAATFAEQNEKLYAASFKAQFISGTIQPALGFISNLNYLVIAVVGGLRVASGAMTLGDVQAFIQYSRQFTQPLTQIASMANLLQSGVASAERVFELLDADEQEPDPAQPATLPQPVQGRVAFEGVHFRYEADVPLIEDLSVVAEPGQTVAIVGPTGAGKTTLVNLLMRFYEVDGGRITLDGVDTRRLTRDDLRGQMGMVLQDTWMYEGSIADNIAYGVDGATREQVVEAAVATHVDRFVRTLPEGYDTVVDDEGGSLSAGEKQLITIARAFLADPAILILDEATSSVDTRTEVLVQHAMNRLRAGRTAFVIAHRLSTIRDADVILVMEHGSIVEKGAHEDLLAADGPYARLYRSQFAAASTPVD